Proteins encoded by one window of Cyanobium sp. NS01:
- a CDS encoding (Fe-S)-binding protein: protein MTLPGLPAGATDPCVHCGFCLPSCASYRVLGTEMDSPRGRIHALKAIEAGELPLDATVAKHFDTCLGCLACVTACPSGVRYDQLIEATRPKLNAPQLRSPAANAFRRLLFALLPYPRRLRAALSPLRLYAGTPLQGLVRRSGLTRLLGPQIEALERLLPPLAPEAFRDGFPAVVPAQGERRARVGLVLGCVQRLFDPEVNAAAVRVLSANGIEVVIPPEQGCCGAVTHHQGEEEHTRQLADALVQSFRAVVGPGRPAGPEPLDAVLVAASGCGHTMKAYDHLASRGFPAPVADIHEFLARLGLSEGFRQQLQALPHPDGSTANAERPLRVAFHDACHMIHGQGLHSEPRDLLRAIPHLTLSEAFEAGVCCGSAGIYNLVQPEEAAELGRIKAADLAGTGAALVASANIGCTMQLRRHLDGEAAAVLPVLHPIQLLDRSWRAGGSAAAAEPR, encoded by the coding sequence ATGACTCTTCCTGGTCTACCGGCGGGGGCGACCGACCCCTGCGTCCACTGCGGCTTCTGCCTGCCCAGCTGCGCCAGCTACCGGGTGCTGGGCACGGAGATGGACTCGCCCCGGGGCCGCATCCACGCCCTCAAGGCGATCGAGGCCGGTGAGCTGCCGCTCGATGCCACGGTGGCGAAGCACTTCGACACCTGTCTGGGTTGCCTGGCCTGCGTCACGGCCTGTCCTTCGGGGGTGCGCTACGACCAGCTGATCGAGGCCACCCGCCCGAAGCTGAACGCCCCGCAGCTGCGCAGCCCGGCCGCCAACGCCTTCCGCCGGCTGCTGTTCGCTCTGTTGCCCTACCCGCGGCGGCTGCGGGCCGCCCTCAGCCCCCTGCGGCTCTACGCCGGCACCCCTCTGCAGGGTCTTGTGCGCCGCAGTGGCCTCACCCGCCTGCTCGGCCCCCAGATCGAAGCCCTGGAGCGCCTGTTGCCGCCCCTGGCGCCCGAGGCCTTCCGCGATGGCTTCCCAGCGGTGGTGCCGGCCCAGGGCGAGCGCCGCGCCCGGGTGGGGCTGGTGCTGGGCTGCGTGCAGCGGCTGTTCGATCCGGAAGTGAACGCGGCGGCGGTGCGGGTGCTGAGCGCCAATGGCATCGAGGTGGTGATTCCGCCGGAGCAGGGCTGCTGCGGCGCTGTGACCCATCACCAGGGGGAAGAGGAGCACACCCGCCAGCTGGCTGACGCGCTGGTGCAGAGCTTCCGCGCCGTGGTGGGCCCGGGCCGCCCTGCTGGGCCTGAGCCGCTGGATGCGGTGCTGGTGGCGGCCTCCGGCTGCGGCCACACCATGAAGGCCTACGACCACCTGGCCAGCCGCGGCTTCCCGGCGCCGGTGGCCGACATCCATGAATTTCTGGCCCGGCTCGGCCTCAGCGAGGGGTTCCGTCAACAACTGCAGGCCCTGCCCCACCCCGATGGCAGCACCGCCAACGCTGAGCGGCCGCTGCGGGTGGCCTTCCATGACGCCTGCCACATGATCCACGGCCAGGGCCTGCACAGTGAGCCGCGGGATCTCCTGCGCGCCATCCCCCACCTGACGCTCAGCGAGGCCTTCGAGGCCGGCGTGTGCTGCGGCAGTGCCGGCATCTACAACCTGGTGCAACCGGAGGAGGCTGCCGAGCTGGGCCGCATCAAGGCCGCCGATCTGGCCGGCACCGGAGCGGCCCTGGTGGCGAGCGCCAACATCGGCTGCACCATGCAGCTGCGCCGGCACCTCGATGGTGAGGCCGCCGCCGTGCTGCCGGTGCTGCATCCGATCCAGCTGCTCGATCGCAGCTGGCGGGCCGGGGGCAGCGCCGCCGCTGCAGAGCCCCGATGA
- the fldA gene encoding flavodoxin FldA, with amino-acid sequence MVPTIYFATSTGKTEDVAHRLAPLVKAAAVVDVADINDTSVLGACAALICCTPTWNTGADDLRSGTAWDAHVEAIETTKLHGKPVAIMGLGDSSSYGDYFCDAMEELYRAFERAGARLVGQVDISDYNYNSSKSVLNGRFCGLPIDEDSEPDLTDERLNRWAEQLRRELV; translated from the coding sequence CTGGTACCCACCATCTACTTCGCCACGTCCACGGGAAAGACGGAAGATGTCGCCCATCGCCTGGCGCCGCTGGTGAAAGCTGCTGCCGTCGTTGATGTGGCCGACATCAACGACACCTCGGTGCTCGGGGCCTGCGCAGCTCTGATCTGCTGCACGCCCACCTGGAACACCGGCGCGGATGATCTGCGTTCCGGCACGGCCTGGGATGCCCACGTGGAGGCGATCGAAACAACGAAGCTGCACGGCAAGCCCGTGGCGATCATGGGCCTGGGGGATTCCTCCTCCTATGGGGATTACTTCTGCGACGCGATGGAGGAGCTGTATCGCGCCTTCGAGCGGGCCGGTGCCCGGTTGGTGGGCCAGGTGGACATCAGCGATTACAACTACAACAGCTCCAAGAGCGTGCTGAATGGCCGCTTCTGCGGCCTGCCGATCGATGAAGACTCCGAGCCCGATCTCACCGATGAACGGCTGAATCGCTGGGCCGAGCAGCTGCGGCGGGAGCTGGTGTGA
- a CDS encoding carbamoyltransferase, with translation MRILGLSAYYHDSAAALIVDGEVVAAAQEERFSRKKHDATFPASAAHYCLSSQHLTPADLDAVVYYEKPLLTFERLLETYLGAAPRGGRSFVAAMQVWLKEKLFIKSRLKQELRALANRMAGDVRGDGAKLPELLFSEHHLSHAGAAFYPSPFDKAAVLCMDGVGEWATTSAWLGEGKDLKLLWEINFPHSLGLLYSAFTYYCGFKVNSGEYKLMGLAPYGQPRFVDLIKKHLIDIKPDGTFWLDMRYFKYHRGFRMTSRKFDKLFASPARERETELRQFHMDLAASIQAVTEEIVLKLARTLRAETGATNLCLSGGVALNCVANGKLLRQKIFDQMWIQPASGDAGSALGAALVAWHQHHQQPRKPCGSQAGGDAMKGALLGPQFSNKEIRSYLDSIEADYQEIEDAPLFLRLAELLDQGKVVGWFNGSMEFGPRALGGRSILGDSRNQEMQSVMNLKIKYRESFRPFAPAVLEEEASSQFELDACSPYMLIVAPLRAELCIPMSAEQQQLFGIEKLRISRSKLPAVTHVDYTARVQTVNASTNPRFYNLIRAFHRRTGCPTLVNTSFNVRGEPIVCSPEDAYRCFMRTEMDVLVLENQLLLKENQQPQHADPSWMQDFELD, from the coding sequence ATGCGGATTCTTGGACTTTCGGCCTACTACCACGATAGCGCTGCAGCGTTGATTGTGGACGGCGAAGTGGTTGCCGCAGCCCAAGAGGAGCGCTTCAGTCGCAAGAAACATGACGCTACCTTTCCCGCAAGCGCAGCTCATTATTGCCTCAGCAGCCAACATCTGACTCCCGCCGATCTCGATGCGGTGGTGTATTACGAGAAGCCGCTGCTCACATTCGAGCGCCTACTGGAAACCTACCTGGGCGCCGCACCACGCGGAGGACGCTCCTTTGTGGCCGCCATGCAGGTGTGGTTGAAGGAGAAGCTGTTCATCAAATCCCGCCTGAAGCAGGAGTTGCGCGCCCTCGCGAACCGCATGGCCGGGGACGTCCGTGGGGACGGGGCCAAGCTGCCTGAGTTGCTGTTCAGCGAGCACCATCTCTCCCACGCTGGGGCAGCCTTCTATCCCAGCCCTTTCGACAAGGCTGCCGTGCTCTGCATGGATGGGGTGGGCGAATGGGCCACCACCTCGGCATGGCTCGGCGAAGGCAAAGACCTCAAGCTGCTCTGGGAGATCAATTTTCCGCACTCTCTCGGACTTCTCTATTCAGCGTTCACGTATTACTGCGGGTTCAAGGTGAATTCCGGAGAGTACAAGCTGATGGGGTTAGCTCCCTATGGCCAACCACGCTTTGTCGACCTGATCAAGAAGCACCTGATCGATATCAAACCAGATGGCACCTTCTGGTTGGACATGCGCTACTTCAAGTATCACCGTGGCTTCCGTATGACCAGCCGCAAGTTCGACAAGCTGTTCGCAAGCCCAGCGCGAGAACGCGAAACGGAGTTGCGTCAGTTCCACATGGACCTGGCGGCGTCGATTCAGGCTGTCACTGAGGAAATTGTGCTGAAGCTGGCGCGAACCCTGAGGGCTGAAACAGGGGCCACCAATCTGTGCCTGTCTGGTGGTGTCGCCCTCAACTGCGTTGCCAACGGCAAGCTGCTGCGGCAGAAGATCTTTGATCAAATGTGGATTCAACCCGCCAGTGGCGATGCCGGCTCAGCCCTGGGAGCGGCCCTGGTGGCCTGGCACCAGCACCATCAACAGCCGCGTAAGCCCTGCGGCTCCCAGGCGGGGGGCGATGCCATGAAGGGGGCCTTGCTGGGCCCGCAGTTCAGCAATAAGGAGATTCGCAGCTACCTCGACTCGATTGAGGCCGACTACCAGGAGATCGAAGACGCACCGCTGTTTCTACGTCTGGCGGAGCTCCTGGACCAGGGGAAGGTGGTTGGCTGGTTCAATGGTTCGATGGAGTTTGGGCCTCGAGCCCTGGGAGGGCGGTCGATCCTGGGCGATTCCAGAAATCAGGAGATGCAGAGCGTGATGAACCTCAAGATCAAGTATCGAGAGAGCTTCAGGCCCTTCGCACCGGCCGTGCTCGAGGAAGAGGCTTCCAGTCAATTTGAGCTTGACGCCTGCAGCCCATACATGTTGATCGTAGCCCCCTTGCGCGCAGAGCTCTGCATTCCCATGTCTGCCGAGCAGCAGCAACTCTTTGGAATCGAAAAACTAAGAATTTCACGCTCTAAACTACCCGCAGTCACCCACGTGGACTACACAGCCAGGGTGCAAACCGTGAATGCTTCGACCAATCCTCGCTTCTACAATCTCATCAGGGCCTTCCATCGCCGCACCGGCTGCCCAACCCTGGTCAACACATCATTTAATGTGAGAGGGGAGCCGATCGTCTGCAGCCCTGAAGATGCCTATCGCTGCTTCATGCGCACGGAGATGGACGTGCTTGTATTAGAGAATCAGCTTTTGCTTAAGGAGAATCAGCAACCACAACATGCTGATCCAAGCTGGATGCAGGACTTTGAGTTGGATTGA
- a CDS encoding SxtJ family membrane protein, with protein MRTAVPSRKLLREFGLLVGSVIPVVFGWLIPALHGHAPVLWPLLIGLPAIGLALLAPGLLAFPYRCWMALGHGLGWINSHVILGLVFILVLQPIALVMRFRGHDPLRRRVRNKDSYRETRAHSSISLNRIF; from the coding sequence ATGCGTACTGCCGTGCCAAGCCGCAAGCTGCTAAGGGAGTTTGGCCTGCTGGTGGGCAGCGTGATCCCAGTGGTGTTCGGCTGGCTGATTCCTGCGCTGCATGGGCACGCGCCTGTGCTGTGGCCGCTGCTGATTGGCCTGCCAGCCATCGGCCTTGCCCTGCTGGCTCCTGGGCTGCTGGCCTTTCCCTACCGCTGCTGGATGGCCCTGGGCCATGGGCTTGGCTGGATCAACAGCCATGTCATTCTTGGGCTGGTGTTCATTCTTGTGCTGCAACCCATTGCGCTGGTGATGCGGTTCAGGGGCCATGACCCACTGCGTCGCCGTGTCAGGAATAAGGACAGCTATCGCGAAACGCGCGCCCATTCGAGCATCAGTCTGAACCGCATTTTCTGA
- a CDS encoding DUF5989 family protein, translating to MEALLDLLKDVWDFLRVRKKYWLAPLIITIVLMGGLIVFTQGSVLAPFIYSIF from the coding sequence ATGGAAGCACTGCTTGATCTGCTCAAGGACGTCTGGGATTTTCTGAGGGTTCGCAAGAAATACTGGTTGGCGCCACTGATCATCACAATCGTGCTGATGGGTGGGCTGATTGTCTTCACCCAGGGGTCCGTGCTGGCTCCGTTTATCTACTCCATTTTCTGA
- a CDS encoding SGNH/GDSL hydrolase family protein has translation MRSFLKLCGINGAVLIIFLLALEVISTMVYKSLPGGLISRRQGPVKTWNFELHPAVGHAHQARDFKISPNADGSDSSSTLFTRKTYGTGNEMARLLVLGGSTTDPLGVQFSGVNGTWPDQLGRLLASGTPQARIQITNAAIGGGTSSQEVVRLLASFSEAAPGWVVSFNGINELYFADESLYGSNDKIYAPRMLLKALEDKPFNHIPYRDRSYYSCGLLCFTDNSAVLRLAQVLLATAGSTATDQPAAKPVTLDPNKQQRWLSAQPISQPRQQGLERAAAIWSDNVKAMHGITAARGARYLVVLQPTLGLDRNRAQLLADGRLASDRNSVDAVTVALLERKGYVEEINALYAHLRRSCGQLPYCLDLSQASALTTDLALYTDPRHLNASGNQRIAELIATRIRP, from the coding sequence ATGCGCAGCTTTCTCAAGCTCTGTGGCATCAATGGAGCAGTTCTGATCATCTTCCTGCTGGCGCTGGAGGTGATCTCAACCATGGTCTACAAATCACTTCCTGGTGGCTTGATCTCGAGGCGGCAAGGCCCTGTGAAGACATGGAACTTTGAGCTGCATCCGGCAGTTGGCCATGCCCATCAGGCCAGGGATTTCAAGATCAGTCCCAATGCCGATGGGTCTGATTCCAGCAGCACCCTCTTCACCCGAAAGACCTATGGCACAGGCAACGAGATGGCGCGGCTGCTCGTGCTGGGGGGATCCACAACCGATCCACTTGGCGTTCAGTTTTCGGGCGTGAACGGCACCTGGCCTGACCAGTTGGGCCGCTTGCTGGCCTCGGGGACTCCCCAGGCCAGGATTCAGATCACCAATGCGGCCATCGGTGGTGGCACCAGCTCCCAGGAAGTGGTGCGGCTTCTGGCCAGCTTCTCTGAAGCCGCACCTGGATGGGTGGTGAGCTTCAACGGCATTAACGAGCTCTATTTCGCCGACGAGAGTCTCTACGGATCCAATGACAAGATCTATGCCCCCAGAATGCTGCTCAAAGCCCTGGAAGATAAGCCCTTCAATCACATTCCTTATCGCGATCGCAGCTATTACTCCTGTGGCCTGCTCTGCTTCACAGACAACAGCGCCGTTCTGCGCCTCGCCCAGGTGCTCCTGGCCACTGCTGGATCTACAGCGACGGATCAGCCCGCCGCCAAGCCAGTGACGCTTGATCCCAACAAGCAGCAACGCTGGCTCTCTGCGCAGCCGATCTCCCAGCCAAGACAACAGGGTTTGGAGCGGGCTGCTGCGATCTGGAGCGACAACGTCAAAGCGATGCATGGCATCACCGCAGCTCGCGGCGCTCGCTATCTGGTGGTGTTGCAGCCCACGCTGGGCCTCGACCGCAACCGGGCCCAGCTGCTCGCCGATGGCCGTCTGGCCTCCGATCGCAACAGCGTCGATGCCGTGACCGTGGCCCTGCTTGAGCGCAAAGGCTATGTGGAAGAGATCAACGCGCTCTATGCCCATCTCCGGCGCTCCTGTGGGCAGCTGCCCTATTGCCTGGATCTGAGCCAGGCCAGCGCACTCACCACCGACCTCGCGCTGTACACCGATCCGCGCCACCTCAACGCCAGCGGCAATCAGCGCATCGCCGAGCTGATCGCCACCCGCATCAGACCCTGA
- a CDS encoding NADP-dependent isocitrate dehydrogenase — protein MATSATSMATSPGSFEKLSPPSSGTAIRFENGLPVVPPDPIIPFIRGDGTGVDIWPATQRVLDAAVAKAYGGERRIEWFKVYAGDEACDLYGTYQYLPQDTLSAIEQYGVAIKGPLTTPIGGGIRSLNVALRQIFDLYCCVRPCRYYSGTPSPHKRPQDLDVVVYRENTEDIYMGIEWEASDPVCVELIAHLNDVVIPANGKLGKRSIPAGSGIGIKPVSKAGTQRHVRKAIQHALGLEGAKRHVTLVHKGNIMKFTEGAFRDWGYELATSEFRDVCVTERESWILDNLARNHGLTVEENARLIEPGYDSLTPEKKAAVDAEVKGVLDAIGETHGYGKWKAMVLVDDRIADSIFQQIQTRPQEYSVLCTLNLNGDYISDAAAAVVGGLGMAPGANIGDNAAIFEATHGTAPKHAGLDRINPGSVILSGVMMLEYLGWQEAADLITAGLSAAIAKGEVTYDLARLMEPPVDPVSCSGFAEAVVGHFGG, from the coding sequence ATGGCTACCAGCGCAACCAGCATGGCGACCAGCCCAGGAAGCTTCGAGAAGCTCAGCCCCCCCAGCAGCGGCACCGCCATCCGGTTCGAGAACGGCCTGCCGGTGGTGCCTCCCGACCCGATCATCCCCTTCATTCGCGGCGACGGCACCGGCGTGGACATCTGGCCCGCCACCCAGCGGGTGCTCGATGCGGCGGTGGCCAAGGCCTACGGCGGTGAGCGCCGCATCGAGTGGTTCAAGGTGTACGCCGGCGACGAGGCCTGCGACCTCTACGGCACCTACCAATACCTGCCCCAGGACACCCTCAGTGCCATTGAGCAGTACGGCGTGGCGATCAAGGGTCCGCTCACCACGCCGATCGGCGGCGGCATCCGCTCGCTGAACGTGGCCCTGCGCCAGATCTTTGACCTCTACTGCTGTGTGCGCCCCTGCCGCTACTACAGCGGCACCCCCAGCCCCCACAAGCGCCCCCAGGATCTCGACGTGGTGGTCTACCGGGAGAACACCGAGGACATCTACATGGGGATCGAGTGGGAGGCCAGCGATCCGGTGTGTGTGGAGCTGATCGCCCACCTCAACGACGTGGTGATCCCGGCCAACGGCAAGCTCGGCAAGCGCAGCATCCCGGCGGGCTCCGGCATCGGCATCAAACCGGTGAGCAAGGCCGGCACCCAGCGCCATGTGCGCAAGGCGATTCAGCATGCCCTCGGCCTGGAGGGGGCCAAGCGCCATGTGACCCTGGTGCACAAGGGCAACATCATGAAGTTCACGGAAGGGGCCTTCCGCGACTGGGGCTATGAGCTGGCCACCAGCGAGTTCCGTGACGTCTGCGTCACCGAGCGCGAGAGCTGGATTCTCGACAATCTGGCCCGCAACCACGGGCTCACGGTGGAGGAGAACGCCCGCCTGATCGAGCCCGGCTACGACAGCCTCACCCCCGAGAAGAAGGCGGCGGTGGACGCCGAGGTGAAGGGGGTGCTCGACGCCATCGGCGAGACCCACGGCTATGGGAAGTGGAAGGCGATGGTGCTGGTGGACGACCGCATCGCCGACAGCATCTTCCAGCAGATCCAGACCCGGCCGCAGGAGTATTCGGTGCTCTGCACCCTCAACCTCAACGGCGATTACATCTCCGATGCGGCGGCCGCCGTGGTGGGGGGCCTGGGCATGGCGCCCGGGGCCAACATCGGCGACAACGCGGCGATCTTCGAGGCCACCCACGGCACGGCGCCCAAGCACGCCGGCCTCGACCGGATCAACCCCGGCTCGGTGATCCTCAGCGGCGTGATGATGCTCGAGTATCTGGGCTGGCAGGAGGCCGCAGACCTGATCACGGCCGGGCTGAGCGCCGCCATCGCCAAGGGTGAGGTCACCTACGACCTGGCCCGGTTGATGGAGCCGCCCGTGGATCCCGTGAGTTGCTCGGGCTTCGCCGAGGCGGTGGTGGGTCACTTCGGCGGCTGA
- a CDS encoding heme oxygenase (biliverdin-producing), producing MSVALASQLREGTKKAHTMAENTGFVSCFLKGVVDKVSYRTLVADLYFVYSAMEEELAGLRDHPVVGPVAFPELNRRDTLEQDLAFYFGPDWCSSVKATPAAQEYVARLHQVAKESPELLVGHHYTRYIGDLSGGQILKNIAQKAMNLGEHDGLRFYEFAAIPDEKAFKVNYRATLDQLPIDQATADRIVAEANQAFHLNMKMFQELEGNLVAAIGKVLFGFLTRRQRSGSTEAVAA from the coding sequence ATGTCCGTTGCTCTCGCTTCCCAGCTGCGTGAAGGCACCAAAAAGGCCCACACGATGGCGGAGAACACCGGCTTCGTGAGCTGCTTCCTGAAGGGCGTGGTGGACAAGGTCAGCTACCGCACTCTGGTGGCCGATCTCTACTTCGTGTACTCCGCCATGGAGGAGGAGCTCGCCGGCCTGCGCGACCATCCCGTGGTAGGCCCGGTGGCCTTCCCCGAACTCAACCGCCGCGACACCCTCGAGCAGGATCTCGCCTTCTACTTCGGCCCCGACTGGTGCAGTTCCGTGAAGGCCACCCCCGCCGCCCAGGAGTACGTGGCGCGGCTGCACCAGGTGGCCAAGGAGAGCCCTGAGCTGCTGGTGGGCCACCACTACACCCGCTACATCGGCGACCTCTCCGGTGGCCAGATCCTCAAGAACATCGCCCAGAAAGCCATGAACCTGGGTGAACACGATGGTCTGCGCTTCTACGAATTCGCGGCCATTCCCGATGAGAAGGCCTTCAAGGTGAACTACCGCGCCACGCTCGATCAACTGCCGATCGACCAGGCCACGGCCGATCGCATCGTGGCCGAGGCCAACCAGGCCTTCCACCTGAACATGAAGATGTTCCAGGAACTGGAAGGCAACCTGGTGGCCGCCATCGGCAAGGTGCTGTTCGGCTTCCTCACCCGCCGCCAGCGCAGCGGCAGCACCGAAGCCGTCGCCGCCTGA
- a CDS encoding glycosyltransferase, which yields MRSLRFLVPGTGGRLRGGGLLVELQTARLLQQLAPTEVVTYRRREPERPFLADLLRAEPLGSPAARQVLWIVSWGFEVPGQLRALRGRPVAYHAHSSGYGFRLPPGVPVLAVSRNTLGYWGQWASRNPLALVPNALAPMWLQRGRRDGSGPRPVDVLVQQRKSSAYLLQELVPALRRRGLRVEVQSGWVDDLVDLFNSAAVVLYDSADHWRVSGVSEGFGLPPLEALACGCVLFSSFNHALADSLDPGRLGHQLGCGTLSADLERICAAVADPAAWRAPAADLEALLVTSSEVALLERWRDALSLVNDHWDRLLAGEPPLEAPPLWRLQARRWRARLGRVLARGGA from the coding sequence TTGCGTTCGCTTCGATTTCTGGTGCCCGGCACCGGCGGCCGGCTGAGGGGCGGCGGCCTGCTGGTGGAACTGCAGACTGCCCGCCTGCTGCAGCAGCTGGCTCCCACCGAGGTGGTGACCTACCGGCGGCGGGAGCCTGAGCGGCCCTTTCTGGCCGACCTGCTGCGCGCCGAACCTCTGGGGTCGCCCGCAGCCCGGCAGGTGCTCTGGATCGTGAGCTGGGGCTTTGAGGTGCCCGGCCAGCTGCGGGCCCTGCGGGGCCGTCCGGTGGCCTACCACGCCCACAGCAGCGGCTACGGCTTCCGGCTGCCGCCGGGGGTGCCGGTGCTGGCGGTGAGCCGCAACACGCTCGGCTACTGGGGCCAGTGGGCCAGCCGCAATCCCCTGGCCCTGGTGCCGAATGCCCTGGCGCCGATGTGGCTGCAGCGGGGCCGCCGTGACGGCTCCGGTCCCCGGCCGGTGGATGTGCTCGTGCAGCAGCGCAAGAGCAGCGCCTACCTGCTGCAGGAGCTAGTGCCGGCCCTGCGGCGGCGGGGGCTGCGGGTGGAGGTGCAGAGCGGCTGGGTGGACGATCTGGTGGACCTGTTCAACAGCGCCGCCGTGGTGCTCTACGACTCCGCCGACCACTGGCGCGTCAGCGGGGTGAGCGAGGGCTTCGGGCTGCCGCCGCTGGAGGCCCTGGCCTGCGGCTGCGTGCTGTTCAGCAGCTTCAACCACGCCCTGGCCGACAGCCTCGACCCCGGCCGCCTGGGCCACCAGCTCGGCTGCGGCACCCTCAGCGCCGACCTGGAGCGGATCTGTGCCGCCGTGGCCGATCCGGCGGCCTGGCGAGCCCCGGCGGCTGACCTTGAGGCGCTGCTGGTGACCAGCAGCGAAGTGGCCCTGCTGGAACGCTGGCGCGACGCCCTCAGCCTGGTGAACGACCACTGGGACCGGCTGCTGGCGGGGGAGCCTCCCCTTGAGGCCCCACCGCTGTGGCGGTTGCAGGCCCGGCGCTGGCGAGCCCGGCTGGGGCGGGTGCTGGCGCGGGGCGGTGCCTAG